The segment gaagtcgaaaatgtgaaaagtttacaggcagacagacagatgacggacaacatgcaatcagaaaagctcacttgagctttcagctcaggtgagctaaaaacagatGAAATAAGGAATTTGATATTGTCCGAGTGACCATGACCTTTTCAAAACGACCTTTTCAAAACTTGGTCCAAAAATCCTTGTCTCTaggaacatttgtgatcaattatataatttctgatgaaaggtttaggagacaTGCGCTTGCATGGACATACAGACATGAAAGTGactatatgcccccccccccccccccccccccccaaattttccGTGgggataataaaaaaaaatataactaCTAATAATTTAATACAATGTTACAAATTTACATATCTATGAGTAAGGCTATCATACCTATCACTGTTCTTCTCAACTTTCTCTTCTAACAGGGATTTGACCTGAAGAGCTGTTGGTCTGTTCTCAAACTTTGCCGAAAATAAGAATGCTTTCTTAATCTGGCTCCACTGTACATCTTGCAGTAAGGAGTACTTTTCACTGAGTTCTGGGACAGTTAATTTTTCATAACCCCGTTTCATGATATTTTCACAGGTCATTCCAGATTTTTTAAAACCCTTCATCTCTATTTCATATGGATACCTTCTATCTGGATTAATCAGcataaaaaatatcattgaCATTGACTACACATCTGTGCTTTTAAGTTGTTCAACAGTCATTGGAAGACCATCATGTTTGTGTAGTTCTGGTGCCATAAATATAGGTGTTCCTCTGTTGATATTTGCTGTTCTTGTGTGTAATAGCGATGAGGTCTGTATTATCTTTGATCTGCTTTCTCCAAAATCAGCTAATTTTGCAACCACTGGTTTTGTTTCCCAAAATTCACCAATATTGTCCTTTGTGTAATGCTGATTGGAAATTAAAACATTGTCAGGCTTTAAGTCCCTGTGGGCCACATCATTCTCATGTAAAAAGGCCAATCCCCTGGAAATGTCTTGTGCTATACATATCTGTAAATGCTCAAAACCAGAAAAGTTACAAACACTATCTACATTGTACAAGAATTCTTTCAGGGATGATACTTTAGTTTCTTCTCCAAAAGGAAGGAAATCAAATTGCATGTATTCCATTAAAAATCCAAATTTCCTGTTACCACAGTACACAACACTGTCGAactttacaatattttcatgatgTAGGCTGTGCATTAAGCTGGCTTCTTTGATAAATAATTTCTCTTGTTCAGAATCTTCATCAATGATTTCTTTTAGAACCAACTTGTTATCATTTCTCTGGCAAAGTTTGACCATTCCAAAACTTCCACCTGCGATTGTGTTAAGTATTTCCAAAGATTTAAATTCTGATACTGGAAGATCTTTGCACTGCTTCAAAAACCGTTCTtctggtttttttcttttccatAGCTTTGGGAGAGAGGGTACTTTAAACGCCATGATTACACCTACAACATTGATTTTTGGAAactcattattttcaaaaagagaatTTTTGTTCTACAACaagagttaaatttcattttaataacattaatgaaatatgtttaattatttatggaaaactctgttggactggtaaattttccTTATCGGAAAGTTAAATTCTAATAATCAGTCTcagtatttatttttggatgtgttaataataaatcttaaaacacaaatacccCCGAAAGTGTCCATACTGTAACTGTTGATATTAAGATTTATATCACACATATgataaggtgaaaataacgaagtgatccatctcataacttctataagaaaTCAAAAATTTAGAGTATACTATGGGCAAACAGGAGCCACAtgacatactagaggtgggatcaggtgtctcaGAGGAGTAAGCAAATGCAATCCCTGTCAACTAGtccagggcttgaagctaactttttatgtaaCCATGCAGTCCAGCcagactgatggggtataatttcaaccagtccgcagaaaatttaTCAGTCCAACAAAGTTTTCCAGAAAtagttaaacatatttcattaatgttattaaaatgaaatttaactcaatatgcctcagacaatattgtaacacttgaatgtgggatttatttttacgaatcagattcatCTGATATATCAATACAGATCGAAGcttgccaaatgtgtgtataaaatttcataagtatatttcccaaaatgatgctttagaaaattaaccagtcccatcacactcactaaaacaaatgtatgtcagtccgccagacttttaaccagtcacagactgatggacatatgttaatttcaagcCATGCTGGTCACACCGGccatgagccctttatcttTGTCAGGTAAGCAGGTCAAAAGTCAACATCGGTGTACAAAgaacaggttgtattggcaaactagattgtgaTAATGATCACAGATTTTGCTAAATTcatgactttaaacaagactattGAAACTTATAACATGATCTTGTTGTAGTAATCACTTTGTACAGATTGGAAGACTGTTGTTTAATACACTAGTATGCTGAAAGAGAAATCTATCTATTTGAAGGAAGAATATTCTTGAGGTGGCTCATTGCAATATCTTATCTAATGGCTtgtttaaaggacacatctcatgttttcaaagatatacaaaattatatgcattttctcttccttatgcttatagaaattaattctaatagttcgttcgccaaaatattgcgataattaaccacaataagGACtaaaatctaagccccgatttcaaaaagacTAGTTAATTAGTTAGGGGGccaagatttgaacaaacttaaatctgcactatgttaggaagttttcatgtaaatctcagcttttctggctcagtggttcttgagaagacgatttttaaacatctttcctatataaatttgtatgtaaaactttgattcccccttgtggccccatccaacccctgggggccatgatttgaacaaacttgaatctgcactatatcaagaagcattcatgtaaatctcagcttttctggctcagtggttctggagaacatttttaaaatgaccccaccctatttttgcacttctgtgattatctcccctttgaaaggaacatggcccttcatttgaacaaacttgaaagctcttcacccaaggatgctttgggccaagtttggttgaaattggcccagtggttctggagaagaagttgaaaatataaAAGGTTTACaaacggacagacggacaaccgtgatcagaaaagctcacttgagctttcagctcaggtgagccaaaaacttgaatctgcaatatgtctggaagctttcatgtaaatatcagcatttctggccaagtggttcttgagaagaagattttaaaggatttgttagatatatttgtatacagtaaaactttgatcccctattgtggccccatactacCTCCATgggccattattttaacaaacatgaaactgcattatgtcaggaaactttcatgtaaatatcatcttttctggctctgtggttcttgtAAAGAAGAATTtataagatttttcctatatatttgtatacaacactttgatcccctattgtgaccccatcctacccacgggggccatgattttaacaacaatgaatctgcattatgcattgaagatttcatgtaaatttcagctctactggcctagtggttcttaagtagaagatttttgaatgaccccaccttatttttgcatttttgtgattatcttcccttttgAATGGGCCATgtcctttcatttgaacaaacttgaagccgtttacccaagaatgcttttggaCAAGTTGgattataattggcccagtagttctgaagaagtaaaaactgtaaaaagtttatagacagacggacagacagacgacagacaataGACGATCAGAAAAgatcacttgagctttcagctcagataagctaaaaatataaaagctctatcttaaatagttacAGATACTGATTATGTCCGTTTTTTAAATAGTATGTCAAAGTCACCAGATCAAACATGAATGTATCACACAGttttgtcataaagaatctaatatacaaaaaatatagCAACCCTACATCGAATACTTCTAAAGATATAACAGGTTACGCATTCTTAAAAGTACATCAAATTCAAAGGTCATAGTaggaaaagaaaggtcttgccataagaaatctatataaacaaaatgatGTTCATTGATTCAGAAATGCTTTGATATTCATACAGGTTTattttaaggtcttgatttcaagggcctgggTCTTTCCAATTGGGATAAATAGCGatatttgcttgaaattgggaaaagcATTAATTCAAAGAAAAAAGGCGAAAAACAATCCAGAGTGCATTAAGGTATAATTGGACTCCTTCTGACTTTTAACATGTTCAATTTGACTTAAGCTTACCTCATTTAAATaaacataggtaaaaaaaaaaaaaaaaaaaaaaaaggtttactTTGAATTattgattctaaattgttattAACAATTTTTAAGCAAATATTGTAACCTGAgggcctgtgaagaagatttatgaatgCATGATTAGGCTACTACTctgcttgatttgtttttattgtttgggaatttctaAGAAAACATTGggaaaaatacctgctttttagcattgggaatgggggcTTATATCGGCCCCCTAATTGGACCTAAAAAATCCCTGTCATATCATTGGTATGATATCTTAACTGatctgcatggtcaaaattacaatCTGCATGCACATGCACATCATTTTGATTGTATGACACTTAAACATCTGTATCTctcttggggatccgggttagaataggtgctcagtaccccttacttgtcataagaggcaactaaatggggtagtccttcagatgagaccgcaaaaactgaggtcctgtgtcacagcaggtgtggtacgataaagatccctccctgttagtgctcaatggtcataagcgccgagcataggcctaaattttgcagcccttcaccggcaggatgaaaaacaacatacaatcaatcttgtgaatgaaatgaatgagttgatattcacagcTTAAAAGTAGATAATATGATTATCTATAGATTAGTGTACTATCAAATTCCAACTCGCATACAAGTGAGCATGTGCATTGTGCATACACCGTCTTTTAATGGttcaagttacatgtaaatacagtgtcataaattgttcaaaataaattctccAGTTATATCAAAATAGATGGTTCTTCAGATCATGATATGTAgaatcaaaatgtataatttcGGTTCATTATTAAGAGTAGTAAAATTCTTTTCTGTTTTCCTATAACAtcacaaaaaaatattctttCAACAACAAACTTTGGACATTTAATCAATAATTGAATCTCATCACCTAATGAACCAGAGTTGCATTTGTTATAGattaatctcagcgagattcgtcgaggctggatatttggactgacacctcttccgaatctcagaccactgtcaccagtgtcacataaagtgattcgggaaatcttgcctgagctccggccgcttgttgcgattaaaatgggttaaattgaatttcttgtccgcttcaacactgtaattgggatagaccaaattgttTACGCcgattttctaggtttaaagcaatagaGTGATCCCAAAagtcgacgtctgataaacattatgatGAAAGGAGTACATTgttatggaaagaaaatatgctttcgaagtacattagaagtaaataacaatgttttgaatttgtgttattttcttttcaatgtTGCGTATAGGGCCTAGATCTATGCCAatattcgatgaggtctatgtcattttgttttggcatagaccccTGGTCTTTTTTTAACActgtgatcactgttcggtgcaattcaaatataagatttacaccccccccctttaaatGACACAGCTAAAAATCCAAAACTTACCACTTCAGGCCACTGTGAGAATCCAAGGTCTAGGCATATATGGGGTTCCCTCCAAAAAATGGCGGCCAAGGGACATAACTTTCAGGTTTTCACCTATACATCATAGTGCTCCGTTACATTAATAAGTATATATTTATCTCGCGATTCGTGTTACATTCAATTCTATCCCTTgctcaacattttaaaaaaaacataggCTAGAGAAAACGTAAAAATCACACAAGATAGAGAGCTCTGTAATAACATCATTGGTCTCGTGGTTGTCTGCTATCCTGCACTATCGTTGTTTCTATTTGTGAAGAGCTTCAACAAAGGGACATAATTTCAATTTACAGCCATGAGCAATGATTCTCAAACAGgcctatatatacatatacagtgaCGGATTTAAGGGAGGGGCACTCAGTGGCGAATTTAAGAGGGTAATCACAAAATCTTtttattcattgaattatttttgttgggagaacttacatttttttctcaaaaaacccttgaaatttgcatcattttattaatttcactatATTTGAAATGAcataaaatagtaaaaatgactacataagagacatatttcaagccctataaaatctgtaaaatccaggagcttccaggGGGCTCCTGTCTCATAAAGTTGCACCCCACctcaattcctggatccgccctggtactaatatataaaattcagtaacAGAAATAAAGGAGAGGTGAACATGATGATGAAGAAGCATTGCTACCACTTAAAACACTCTTTAAAAACGGAATTAAAAATGACAAACGaatttaaaatgattattgCTATAAGGGTTTAATGCCTGACAAAAAATATCACATAGTTttcatcacccccccccccccaactctatttgatgaatgtttaaaataatgataatcaaTGTATGAACATTAATGTCGTTTCAAGGGTTTTTGAACACCTTCTCACCCTacctatttgaatttagattttttaccTGACATTGTTCATCTTTACCTCTACCCAAAAAGAGTTAaaccattctctctctctctctctctctttctctctctatatatatatatcacataaaaAGCAAGGAGGGAGTTGCAACCCCTTTCTAGCCCCATCAATACAGACCCGATCTCGTTAACAGCAACTAAAACGTCTTCCGTCCGATTGTGAAATGATTTCAAAAGTTCCCTACCTTATTCCAAATAAATCACTAGTTATGTAACCAATCGTTAGATGGTGGTACCATACTTTTGATCCCTCGTTGTCCCTTATTTAAAGGGGCATCGACACGATTTGAACTAACAATTTCGAAATtgtattttttccattttattgtttacaatgcctAACTGAAGTATTTCTAAAGGTCATCCAAAATTGTattatcagttgttgagttacaagtgagatacagcactaaCAATTCttcgttatgtaaacaaggcctgtgccatgtttctttttaaaatatgtattaatagaaaatagcatgtttaaaacaaaatgatttgtgc is part of the Ostrea edulis chromosome 2, xbOstEdul1.1, whole genome shotgun sequence genome and harbors:
- the LOC125679977 gene encoding LIM domain kinase 1-like, encoding MAFKVPSLPKLWKRKKPEERFLKQCKDLPVSEFKSLEILNTIAGGSFGMVKLCQRNDNKLVLKEIIDEDSEQEKLFIKEASLMHSLHHENIVKFDSVVYCGNRKFGFLMEYMQFDFLPFGEETKVSSLKEFLYNVDSVCNFSGFEHLQICIAQDISRGLAFLHENDVAHRDLKPDNVLISNQHYTKDNIGEFWETKPVVAKLADFGESRSKIIQTSSLLHTRTANINRGTPIFMAPELHKHDGLPMTVEQLKSTDV